In a single window of the Trichoderma breve strain T069 chromosome 6, whole genome shotgun sequence genome:
- a CDS encoding fungal zn(2)-Cys(6) binuclear cluster domain-containing protein, producing MAGPGGGPPRRSHTKSRKGCDTCKRRHIRCDESFPQCRNCTKHKIRCPYNDVQVPEAGRSTTPDKPDLMWTPQIEAAIAEWQRTGMFPFPTLRIFPAPMPHMFSLEDLRLIYHVASLYYQLAAYEANNFTLWTRHIPTLLKIGATTPYVMHALLAFSAMHIAFLTDCPLVGSMAFEHRGKALSGLHTAIGSFSRATSDAILAASLVLSWQATDWRSWTQLMQGTSTVIDAMDAWKHESEFTDFIAESSTFPTAPASPDPERRVHQPQKDDIEAYQRTLEQVIKVEAHLKHYKEDTTQMQHLIGFLKGSRKISPTLPIAQQFERLQPLRTWLFWVPVGYLQTYQCSPNSLVAIAHLYTAALLMERLFPEIGAAYFGSLSMTPIEEIARRLMSINLASTGVKNSYQTPLTLMEFPIDTVSEFRSRMGWMSPQRTPSFPTFHPPNFPLREEVPMVPATESYMPYGNPAFSYSAESMPMLNSPTAPGPHESLSPLVISSPYLSHQYLNVPSPSFGVAYSPASSTFEASLAYSDSEEYGGYEMRGYHPGHSPTFEDAQCAGSSSYPVGFVTPQQSVWI from the exons ATGGCTGGCCCTGGCGGTGGTCCTCCTCGTCGCAG TCACACCAAGTCTCGCAAAGGCTGTGATACGTG CAAGCGTCGTCACATCCGCTGCGATGAGAGCTTCCCTCAATG CCGCAACTGCACCAAGCACAAGATCCGTTGCCCGTACAACGATGTGCAGGTTCCTGAAGCTGGTCGCTCAACCACTCCGGACAAGCCCGATCTCATGTGGACTCCCCAGATCGAGGCTGCTATTGCCGAGTGGCAGAGGACTGGCATGTTCCCCTTCCCAACGCTCCGCATCTTCCCAGCGCCCATGCCGCACATGTTCTCGCTTGAGGACCTCCGGTTGATCTACCACGTTGCATCCCTGTACTATCAGCTGGCGGCCTATGAAGCCAACAACTTCACCTTGTGGACCCGTCATATCCCGAC TCTGCTCAAGATCGGCGCGACTACTCCCTATGTGATGCATGCGCTGCTGGCATTCTCTGCCATGCATATCGCCTTTTTGACCGACTGCCCTCTGGTCGGTAGCATGGCGTTTGAGCATAGGGGCAAGGCCTTGAGCGGTTTGCACACCGCGATTGGCTCCTTCTCTCGCGCTACCTCCGACGCCATCCTGGCGGCATCCCTGGTGCTATCGTGGCAGGCCACCGATTG GCGCAGCTGGACCCAGCTCATGCAGGGCACCTCGACG GTGATTGATGCAATGGACGCATGGAAGCACGAGTCTGAGTTCACAGACTTCATCGCGGAGAGCAGCACGTTCCCCACGGCTCCGGCTTCTCCAGATCCTGAACGCCGGGTTCACCAACCCCAGAAGGACGACATTGAGGCCTACCAGCGAACCTTGGAGCAAGTCATCAAGGTTGAGGCTCATCTGAAGCACTACAAGGAAGACACAACTCAGATGCAGCACTTGATCGGCTTCCTCAAGGGCTCTCGCAAGATCAGCCCCACCCTCCCCATCGCCCAACAGTTTGAGCGCCTCCAACCCCTGAGGACTTGGCTTTTCTGGGTCCCTGTCGGCTACCTTCAGACCTACCAGTGCTCCCCCAACTCCCTGGTTGCCATTGCCCACTTGTACACGGCGGCCTTGCTTATGGAGCGGCTCTTCCCCGAGATTGGCGCGGCCTATTTTGGCAGCTTGTCCATGACCCCGATTGAGGAAATCGCTCGGCGACTCATGTCCATCAATCTCGCGAGCACTGGTGTGAAGAACTCGTACCAGACGCCACTCACGCTCATGGAGTTTCCCATTGACACCGTCAGTGAGTTCCGATCCCGCATGGGCTGGATGAGCCCGCAGAGGACCCCCTCGTTCCCTACGTTCCATCCGCCCAACTTCCCTCTGCGCGAGGAGGTGCCAATGGTCCCTGCTACGGAGTCCTACATGCCATATGGGAACCCTGCCTTTAGCTATAGCGCTGAGAGCATGCCAATGCTCAACAGCCCTACAGCGCCTGGTCCGCATGAGTCGCTCAGCCCGCTGGTCATCTCGTCTCCGTATCTGAGCCATCAGTACCTGAACGTGCCGTCTCCGTCCTTTGGAGTTGCCTACAGTCCGGCATCATCAACCTTTGAGGCGTCCCTTGCATACAGCGACTCGGAAGAGTACGGTGGGTATGAAATGCGAGGCTACCATCCCGGCCATTCGCCCACATTCGAGGATGCGCAATGcgccggcagcagcagctacccCGTCGGGTTCGTTACTCCCCAGCAGTCCGTGTGGATCTAG